One Prolixibacteraceae bacterium DNA segment encodes these proteins:
- a CDS encoding thioredoxin family protein: MRKIGLIVSLFILSILPSFAQILEPVKWEFSKNQISETEYELVYSATIEDGWHLYSTDIPDGGPVRTSFSYDNKSDFKILGSIQQVPEPEKHFDPTFQMDLSWFSHEATFVQRVEVPVGKMVDIKGHVEFMVCNDETCLPPTEIEYSFVINEGQKQDDVDDILSLPEDNDQSSAVSTPTVSSSENRDYLNIFIIAFLSGLAALLTPCVFPMIPMTVSFFTNPNDSRAKGIRNAVLYGLSIIVIYVLLGTVVTAVFGAESLNNLSTNPWFNLFFAILLFAFSFSFMGAFEIVLPHKWVNAIDRQADKGGLFGIFFMAFALALVSFSCTGPIVGSLIVEAARNGGLAPIIGMFGFSLALALPFAFFAGAPTLMNALPKSGSWLNSVKVVLGFLEFAFAFKFLSISDMVLDLHLLEREIYLSIWIAIFFAMAMYLWGKIVLPHDSPSTFLPVPRFILGTMVLSFVIYMVPGLWGAPVKIISGFPPPVNYAEAPQGFGASSVYVGSGEGGTVELNRDQHLGPHGIPVFYDFEKALEYSKQVHKPLLVDFTGKGCTNCRKMEDNVWVDPAVKKKLSNDVVIASLYIDLRKDLPKWEQYTSKTTGRRVKTVGNKWTDFQIERFGRNTQPFYVILGPDQIQLGDGMGYNPNPEIFIEFLDKGVDMFNENYERKL, encoded by the coding sequence TCAGATAAGTGAGACAGAGTATGAGTTGGTTTACTCGGCAACGATCGAGGATGGCTGGCACTTATACTCGACTGATATCCCCGATGGTGGACCGGTGAGAACATCTTTTAGTTATGATAATAAAAGTGACTTTAAGATATTGGGAAGTATCCAACAGGTACCTGAACCTGAGAAACATTTTGATCCGACATTTCAAATGGATCTTTCTTGGTTTAGTCATGAAGCTACTTTCGTGCAGAGAGTAGAAGTTCCTGTGGGTAAGATGGTGGATATAAAGGGACATGTGGAATTTATGGTTTGTAACGATGAAACTTGTCTTCCTCCTACTGAAATAGAGTACTCTTTTGTTATTAACGAAGGCCAGAAACAAGATGATGTGGACGACATCTTGAGTTTGCCAGAGGATAATGACCAGAGCTCAGCAGTGTCAACACCTACTGTCTCATCTTCGGAGAATAGAGACTATTTAAATATATTTATAATTGCTTTCCTTAGTGGATTGGCAGCATTGTTAACACCATGTGTGTTCCCAATGATTCCGATGACCGTGAGTTTCTTTACGAATCCGAATGATTCGAGAGCGAAAGGAATTAGAAATGCTGTTCTTTATGGTTTGTCGATAATTGTTATTTACGTTTTGCTCGGAACTGTGGTTACAGCAGTCTTTGGTGCCGAAAGTTTAAATAACCTCTCGACCAATCCATGGTTTAACTTATTCTTTGCGATTCTGCTTTTTGCGTTCTCATTCTCGTTTATGGGTGCTTTTGAAATCGTATTACCTCATAAGTGGGTTAATGCAATTGATAGACAAGCTGATAAAGGAGGTTTGTTTGGGATATTCTTTATGGCTTTTGCATTGGCATTAGTTTCATTCTCATGTACAGGCCCTATTGTTGGTAGTTTGATTGTAGAGGCAGCACGAAATGGAGGTTTGGCTCCAATTATTGGAATGTTTGGATTCTCTTTGGCTCTGGCTCTTCCATTTGCATTTTTTGCAGGGGCACCTACTTTGATGAATGCTTTACCAAAGTCTGGAAGTTGGTTGAATTCTGTAAAGGTTGTCTTAGGATTTCTTGAGTTTGCGTTTGCATTTAAGTTTCTTTCGATTTCGGATATGGTACTTGATTTGCACCTTTTAGAACGTGAAATATATTTGTCTATTTGGATTGCGATTTTCTTTGCAATGGCGATGTACCTTTGGGGTAAAATTGTTCTCCCACATGATTCACCATCTACATTCTTGCCTGTTCCAAGGTTTATCTTAGGAACTATGGTTTTAAGTTTTGTAATCTATATGGTGCCAGGTTTATGGGGAGCGCCAGTGAAGATTATTAGTGGTTTCCCGCCTCCAGTGAATTATGCTGAGGCCCCTCAAGGTTTTGGTGCTTCTTCAGTATATGTTGGTTCTGGTGAAGGTGGAACTGTCGAGCTTAATAGAGATCAGCACTTAGGACCTCATGGTATTCCAGTATTCTATGACTTTGAGAAAGCTCTTGAGTATTCTAAACAAGTACATAAGCCTTTGTTGGTTGATTTCACTGGAAAAGGTTGTACCAACTGTCGTAAGATGGAGGACAATGTGTGGGTTGATCCAGCAGTTAAGAAGAAACTATCTAATGATGTAGTGATTGCATCTTTATATATTGATTTAAGAAAAGATTTGCCAAAATGGGAACAGTATACATCGAAAACTACAGGAAGACGTGTTAAGACTGTTGGGAATAAATGGACAGATTTCCAAATTGAACGTTTCGGTAGAAATACACAACCTTTTTATGTAATTCTTGGGCCTGATCAGATTCAACTAGGTGATGGAATGGGATATAATCCAAATCCAGAAATATTTATTGAATTCCTAGATAAAGGAGTCGATATGTTTAATGAGAATTATGAAAGAAAACTTTAA
- a CDS encoding DEAD/DEAH box helicase → MRFDQYSLIPQIKENLSKKGLNKPTDIQFKSIPHILKGEDVLAIAQTGTGKTAAFAIPVIHKIQLLKSKKRATGIRCLVMVPTRELCIQITDVFNDIGKKTKVVARSIFGGVEQDSQINTLTKGVDIVVATPGRMFDLISQGHLKLNQLEILILDEADQMLDKGFYHDIKSLQKHIPKRRQTLFFSATIDEKIKRLAYSLVVNPIRIQISPKNPVARNVNHSIVKVQKDDKRFFLERFIKENNDNKILIFVRTKVRAERVQKAMQRVNIECLTLHGDKDQNERITTLEKFKSGESNILIATDISARGIDIPNVEFVVNYDIPEQADSYVHRVGRTGRGRSKGKAVSFVSNEENELLKAIEDYTGDEIKEIKINIDDYNETIDYSDDTSQTWQSLIKEHDRVENNLKQLHNKRKKQKLNKKKK, encoded by the coding sequence ATGAGATTTGATCAATACAGTCTGATTCCTCAGATTAAAGAGAATCTTTCAAAAAAAGGTCTTAATAAACCTACGGATATCCAATTTAAGTCAATTCCACACATCCTAAAAGGGGAAGATGTCCTTGCGATTGCTCAAACAGGAACAGGTAAAACTGCTGCATTTGCAATTCCTGTGATTCACAAGATCCAACTTTTAAAGTCAAAGAAAAGAGCTACAGGTATACGTTGTTTGGTAATGGTTCCTACCAGAGAGTTGTGCATCCAGATTACAGATGTTTTTAATGATATAGGCAAAAAAACAAAAGTAGTAGCCAGATCTATATTTGGGGGAGTTGAACAGGACAGTCAAATTAATACTCTAACAAAAGGAGTAGACATTGTAGTCGCAACTCCAGGTAGAATGTTTGACCTGATAAGTCAAGGACATTTAAAACTAAATCAACTAGAGATATTAATATTAGATGAAGCAGATCAAATGCTAGACAAAGGATTCTACCATGACATCAAATCACTTCAAAAACATATCCCTAAAAGAAGACAAACCCTTTTCTTCTCTGCCACAATAGACGAGAAAATCAAAAGATTAGCGTACTCTCTTGTTGTAAATCCAATAAGAATTCAAATATCTCCGAAGAATCCGGTAGCAAGAAATGTGAACCACTCTATTGTAAAAGTACAGAAGGATGATAAAAGATTCTTTTTGGAGCGATTCATCAAAGAAAACAATGACAATAAAATTCTGATCTTTGTAAGAACCAAAGTACGTGCAGAAAGAGTACAAAAAGCAATGCAAAGAGTCAATATTGAGTGCCTAACACTTCACGGAGATAAAGACCAAAATGAACGAATAACGACACTTGAAAAGTTCAAAAGTGGGGAATCAAATATTCTAATTGCTACAGATATTAGTGCAAGAGGTATCGATATTCCAAATGTTGAATTTGTCGTCAACTATGATATTCCAGAACAAGCAGACAGTTATGTACACCGTGTAGGTCGTACAGGACGTGGTAGAAGTAAAGGAAAGGCAGTATCTTTTGTAAGCAATGAAGAGAACGAACTTCTTAAAGCAATTGAAGATTATACTGGCGATGAAATTAAAGAGATCAAAATCAATATTGACGATTATAATGAAACAATCGACTACTCTGACGACACATCTCAAACTTGGCAATCGCTAATTAAGGAGCATGATCGAGTAGAAAATAATCTCAAACAGCTTCATAATAAAAGAAAAAAACAAAAACTGAATAAGAAGAAAAAATAA